The Desulfuromonas versatilis genome has a segment encoding these proteins:
- the rplT gene encoding 50S ribosomal protein L20, with the protein MPRAKRGVKARRRRNKVLKLAKGYRGARSKLFRSATEAVDRALNYAFRDRRVKKRDFRALWIARINAAARENGLSYSRLVFGLKQAEIGLDRKILAQLAVTDPTGFSAIVAKAKAQLQ; encoded by the coding sequence ATGCCGAGAGCAAAACGTGGAGTAAAAGCGAGACGCAGACGCAACAAGGTTCTAAAGCTCGCCAAAGGTTATCGTGGGGCGCGCAGCAAACTGTTTCGCAGCGCCACCGAGGCCGTCGACAGAGCGCTGAATTACGCGTTCCGCGATCGCCGGGTCAAAAAGCGGGATTTCCGGGCGCTGTGGATCGCGAGGATCAATGCAGCCGCCCGCGAAAACGGCCTCTCCTACAGCCGGTTGGTTTTCGGGCTGAAGCAGGCCGAAATCGGGCTGGATCGGAAAATCCTGGCACAGCTTGCGGTCACCGATCCCACCGGATTCAGTGCCATTGTCGCCAAGGCCAAGGCCCAGTTGCAGTGA
- the pheS gene encoding phenylalanine--tRNA ligase subunit alpha: MKQRLEAMLQDALAALEAAGSEPALQEIKVRFLGKKGELTRIMKEMGALSADERPVVGALANRVKEQIESLFQTRLEVVQESDLRRRLEEEKIDVTLPGRHGALGSKHPITLVAEQITEIFASLGFGVAEGPEVEKDFYNFEALNIPKDHPARDMQDTFYVSDDVVLRTHTSPVQIRTMLRQAPPVRVIAPGTVYRRDSDLTHSPMFHQIEGFLVDRHVTFGDLKGVLTTFVTQFFGKGVGVRFRPSFFPFTEPSAEVDIQCVICGGSGCRVCKNSGWLEILGSGMIDPEVFKSVNYDPEVYSGFAFGMGLERIAMLKYGVNDLRLFFANDLRFLKQF, translated from the coding sequence ATGAAGCAACGACTTGAAGCGATGTTGCAGGACGCTCTGGCTGCCCTGGAAGCGGCAGGCAGTGAACCCGCGCTGCAGGAGATCAAGGTACGATTCCTTGGCAAAAAAGGGGAGCTGACCCGGATCATGAAGGAGATGGGCGCACTTTCCGCTGACGAGCGGCCGGTTGTCGGTGCGCTTGCCAACCGGGTCAAGGAGCAGATTGAATCCCTCTTTCAGACCCGGCTCGAGGTCGTTCAGGAAAGCGACCTGCGCCGCCGTCTTGAGGAAGAAAAGATCGATGTAACCCTGCCCGGGCGTCATGGGGCGCTGGGGTCGAAACATCCGATCACCCTGGTCGCCGAGCAGATAACCGAGATTTTCGCCTCTCTCGGGTTCGGGGTAGCCGAGGGGCCGGAAGTGGAGAAGGATTTCTACAATTTCGAAGCCCTCAACATCCCCAAGGATCATCCTGCCCGGGACATGCAGGACACCTTCTACGTTTCCGACGATGTGGTGCTGCGCACCCATACCTCGCCCGTGCAGATCCGCACCATGCTGCGCCAGGCGCCGCCGGTACGGGTGATCGCGCCCGGCACCGTCTATCGGCGCGACTCGGACCTCACCCACAGCCCCATGTTCCACCAGATTGAGGGCTTTCTGGTCGACCGCCACGTTACCTTCGGCGATCTCAAGGGCGTTCTGACCACCTTCGTGACCCAGTTTTTCGGCAAGGGGGTCGGGGTCCGCTTCCGGCCGTCCTTCTTTCCCTTCACCGAACCCAGCGCCGAAGTCGATATCCAGTGCGTCATCTGCGGAGGTTCCGGGTGCCGGGTGTGCAAGAATTCCGGCTGGCTGGAAATTCTCGGCAGCGGCATGATCGACCCCGAGGTCTTCAAATCCGTGAATTACGACCCCGAGGTCTACTCAGGTTTCGCTTTCGGGATGGGTCTGGAGAGAATTGCCATGCTGAAATACGGTGTCAATGACCTGCGTCTGTTCTTTGCCAACGACCTGCGGTTCCTGAAGCAGTTCTGA
- a CDS encoding integration host factor subunit alpha: MTKADLIENVYLKTGFSKKESAEIVETVFDLMKDNLEKGEKIKIAGFGNFVVKDKATRRGRNPQTGDEIEISSRKILTFKPSQVLKAAINGGE; this comes from the coding sequence ATGACGAAGGCGGATCTTATCGAAAATGTGTACCTGAAAACCGGATTCTCCAAAAAGGAATCCGCCGAAATCGTTGAAACAGTCTTCGACCTGATGAAAGATAACCTCGAGAAGGGGGAAAAGATCAAGATCGCCGGTTTCGGCAATTTCGTGGTCAAGGACAAAGCCACCCGGCGTGGTCGCAATCCGCAGACCGGCGATGAAATCGAAATCAGTTCGCGGAAAATCCTCACCTTCAAGCCCAGTCAGGTCCTTAAGGCAGCTATCAACGGGGGGGAATAA
- the surE gene encoding 5'/3'-nucleotidase SurE produces the protein MLILVTNDDGILSPGIQVLAERLNDLGEVVVVAPDRERSAVGHSLTLHSPLRAEEVRPGFFAIDGTPTDCVNLGIHGLLSVRPDLVVSGINRGGNLGDDITYSGTVAAAFEATLMGVPAFAVSLAGDSFSKADFLPAADFALSLGRLVQDRQLPPDTFLNVNVPPGRPAGVRLTRQGKRVYGDVVVENIDPRGRKYYWIGGGDLGFKDIEGTDFSAIQDRCISVTPLHLDLTNYRSFSQLEGWGLDQLRASAPDAGGDD, from the coding sequence TTGCTGATACTGGTAACCAATGACGACGGGATCCTCTCTCCGGGCATCCAGGTTCTTGCCGAGAGACTGAATGATCTCGGCGAGGTGGTCGTGGTCGCCCCCGACCGGGAGCGCAGTGCCGTCGGCCACTCCCTGACCCTGCATTCCCCACTCAGGGCCGAAGAGGTCCGCCCCGGTTTCTTCGCCATCGACGGTACCCCCACCGACTGCGTAAACCTCGGGATCCACGGCCTGCTCTCCGTTCGACCCGACCTGGTGGTCTCCGGCATCAACCGCGGAGGGAACCTGGGCGACGACATTACCTACTCCGGAACCGTTGCCGCAGCTTTCGAAGCTACTTTGATGGGCGTCCCCGCCTTTGCCGTGTCGCTCGCCGGAGATTCCTTTAGCAAAGCCGATTTTCTCCCCGCTGCCGATTTCGCCCTCAGTTTGGGGCGCCTGGTCCAGGATCGCCAACTGCCGCCCGATACCTTTCTCAACGTCAATGTGCCTCCCGGCAGACCCGCAGGGGTGCGTTTGACCCGCCAGGGAAAGCGAGTCTACGGTGACGTCGTGGTGGAGAATATCGACCCGAGAGGACGCAAGTATTACTGGATCGGGGGGGGGGACCTGGGCTTCAAAGACATCGAGGGGACCGACTTCAGCGCCATCCAGGACCGCTGCATCTCCGTGACCCCCCTGCATCTCGATTTGACGAATTATCGTTCCTTCAGCCAGTTGGAAGGTTGGGGACTTGACCAGCTGAGGGCTTCCGCGCCGGACGCGGGCGGCGATGACTAA
- the infC gene encoding translation initiation factor IF-3: MAKQETNVNRAIRAREVRVIDDEGGQLGILRLEDALAAAAERGLDLVEVSPGATPPVCRIMDYGKYKYMASKRAAEARKKTAKVELKEVKMRPKTEEHDFQFKVKHARRFLEEGNKVKVTVMFRGREVTHPEFGRNLLEKVAEEVKDLGQVESMPRMQGRFMHMVIAPSKK; this comes from the coding sequence ATAGCTAAGCAAGAGACCAACGTCAATCGCGCCATTCGCGCCCGGGAAGTTCGCGTCATCGACGACGAGGGCGGGCAGCTTGGCATCCTGCGTCTGGAGGACGCGCTGGCTGCCGCGGCTGAACGCGGCCTCGACCTGGTGGAAGTCTCCCCGGGGGCAACGCCTCCGGTATGCCGGATCATGGACTATGGCAAGTACAAGTACATGGCCAGCAAGCGTGCCGCGGAGGCCCGGAAAAAGACAGCCAAGGTCGAATTGAAGGAAGTCAAGATGCGCCCGAAGACCGAGGAGCATGACTTCCAGTTCAAGGTCAAGCACGCTCGGCGCTTCCTCGAGGAAGGGAACAAGGTTAAGGTCACCGTCATGTTCCGCGGCCGCGAAGTCACTCACCCCGAGTTCGGCAGGAACCTGCTCGAAAAGGTCGCCGAAGAGGTCAAGGACCTCGGCCAGGTCGAATCGATGCCCCGCATGCAGGGCCGGTTCATGCACATGGTGATTGCCCCCAGTAAGAAATAG
- the rpmI gene encoding 50S ribosomal protein L35 yields the protein MPKIKTNRGAAKRFRKTGTGKIRRNKAFTSHILTKKSTKRKRDLRQSTVVDARDHKNISRLIPYL from the coding sequence ATGCCCAAAATCAAAACCAACCGCGGCGCTGCAAAGCGTTTCCGCAAGACCGGAACCGGCAAAATCCGCCGCAACAAGGCTTTTACCAGCCACATTCTGACCAAGAAGAGCACCAAGCGCAAGCGCGACCTGCGCCAGTCCACCGTCGTCGATGCGCGCGATCACAAGAATATCAGCCGGTTGATCCCCTATCTCTAG
- a CDS encoding protein-L-isoaspartate(D-aspartate) O-methyltransferase: MLDFSIARRQMVERQIKGRGVSDPLVIKAMQRIPRHLFVEEALQSQAYSDFPLPIGEKQTISQPFMVAFMTQALALKGGERVLEIGTGSGYQAAVLDQIASRVYSVERFASLARRARRILDGIGQNNINIKVTDGTFGWEEEAPFDAIIVTAGAPSIPTRYLDQLVVGGRLVIPVGEFGSQILKRVTRTAAKEYHEENLLDCRFVPLVGKFGWEKE; the protein is encoded by the coding sequence ATGCTTGATTTTTCCATAGCGCGTCGGCAGATGGTCGAACGCCAGATCAAAGGTCGCGGAGTGAGCGATCCTCTGGTGATCAAGGCCATGCAGAGAATTCCCCGCCACCTGTTTGTCGAGGAGGCGCTGCAGAGTCAGGCCTACAGCGATTTTCCGCTGCCCATCGGGGAGAAACAGACCATCTCCCAGCCCTTCATGGTGGCCTTTATGACCCAGGCGTTGGCCTTGAAGGGGGGGGAGCGGGTCCTCGAAATCGGCACCGGATCCGGCTACCAGGCCGCGGTGCTCGACCAGATCGCCTCCCGCGTCTATTCGGTTGAGCGGTTTGCCTCCCTGGCCCGCCGGGCTCGCCGCATCCTCGACGGCATCGGGCAGAACAATATCAACATCAAGGTCACGGACGGAACCTTCGGTTGGGAGGAGGAGGCGCCCTTCGACGCCATCATCGTCACCGCCGGAGCCCCCTCGATCCCGACCAGGTATCTCGATCAGCTCGTGGTCGGGGGGCGCCTGGTCATTCCCGTCGGGGAATTTGGCAGCCAGATCCTCAAGCGGGTCACCCGCACCGCCGCCAAAGAGTATCACGAAGAGAATCTTCTCGATTGCCGCTTCGTTCCCCTGGTGGGCAAATTTGGCTGGGAGAAGGAATAG
- a CDS encoding methylated-DNA--[protein]-cysteine S-methyltransferase, with protein sequence MNRKVEVDGARCRLWFSPVGWLGLAAGRAGLVEVFFHRQKQQVLAHLRQAYPDALLQDNALLELAIAQLAGYFGGRSRSFDLPLDFRGLSPFAVRVLQALREVPFGQTLSYAELASLAGSPRAARAVGGVMARNPFPIIVPCHRVLGSAGKMVGYSGGAGIASKEQLLRFEQSGGET encoded by the coding sequence GTGAACAGGAAAGTCGAGGTCGACGGCGCCAGGTGTCGCCTCTGGTTTTCGCCGGTGGGCTGGCTGGGCCTGGCGGCGGGCAGGGCGGGGCTGGTGGAGGTTTTCTTCCATCGCCAGAAGCAGCAGGTGCTGGCGCATCTGCGGCAAGCTTACCCTGATGCCCTGCTGCAGGACAATGCGCTGCTCGAGCTGGCCATAGCCCAACTGGCCGGCTATTTCGGGGGGCGCTCCAGGAGTTTCGACCTGCCCCTGGATTTTCGGGGGCTGAGCCCCTTTGCGGTTCGTGTCCTGCAAGCCCTGCGCGAGGTCCCCTTCGGCCAGACTCTGAGTTATGCCGAGCTTGCCTCCCTGGCCGGCAGCCCTCGGGCGGCGCGAGCCGTAGGCGGAGTCATGGCCCGCAACCCTTTTCCGATCATTGTTCCCTGCCACCGGGTGCTTGGCAGCGCAGGCAAGATGGTCGGCTACTCGGGCGGGGCTGGCATCGCCTCAAAAGAGCAATTGCTCAGGTTCGAACAATCGGGAGGTGAGACCTGA
- a CDS encoding MerR family transcriptional regulator, with amino-acid sequence MDIEIPDKLYFKIGEVAELTGIKPHVLRYWESEFGVFRPAKSQSKQRLYRRKDIELVLYLKDLLYRQGFTIAGARKKLREDGPVNISQMSLPLAQTPQQQALAELREDLKRLRDSLSTSGKPD; translated from the coding sequence ATGGACATCGAGATTCCCGACAAGCTCTATTTCAAGATTGGCGAAGTAGCCGAACTTACCGGCATCAAGCCGCACGTTTTGCGCTACTGGGAATCGGAGTTCGGCGTTTTCCGGCCAGCCAAGAGCCAGAGCAAACAACGGCTTTACCGGCGCAAGGACATCGAGCTGGTTCTGTATCTCAAGGACTTGCTCTACCGGCAGGGTTTCACCATCGCTGGAGCCAGGAAAAAGCTCCGCGAAGACGGTCCAGTCAATATTTCCCAGATGAGTCTTCCCCTTGCGCAAACGCCCCAACAGCAGGCGTTGGCTGAGTTGCGGGAGGATCTGAAGCGACTCAGGGACTCTCTGTCCACTTCAGGCAAACCAGACTGA
- the thrS gene encoding threonine--tRNA ligase, with amino-acid sequence MDQVHVTLPDGSRREFPVGSTPLDVARSIGERLARDTVAAKVDGRLVDANTPLNVDSKLELVTLGTPLGLEVYRHSAAHLMAHAVKSLYGDQVQVTIGPAIETGFYYDFFSEKHTFTPEEFDSIEQKMSELAEQDLPIVREEMSRDSAIQLFRDMGEAFKVQLIEDLPNETVSLYRQGDFVDLCRGPHLPSTRHLKAFKLISVAGAYWRGDERNAMLQRIYATAFPDKKELRAYLLRLEEAKKRDHRRLGRELDLFSFNEEAGPGLVIWHPKGALLRTLLEDFERREHLKRGYDIVMGPQILRTDLWKTSGHYENYRENMYFTEVEGQSFGIKPMNCLAHMLIYKSQMRSYRDLPLRYFELGTVHRHEKSGVLHGLLRVRGFTQDDAHILCMPEQLDAEIKGVLRFVQDVMGIFGFEYEMEISTRPEKSIGSDADWERATGALMSALNDSGLPYEINEGDGAFYGPKIDIKLKDALDRRWQCATIQCDFTLPERFDLTYVGRDGERHRPVMVHRVILGAIERFVGVLIEHFAGNFPLWLSPVQAVVVNVTDNQAEYAEKVYSALRAEGVRVQKDLRNEKLGFKIREAQVEKVPYMLVVGDKEMADGTVAPRFRNGKTLDPMTPAEFVRFVQEECRQYH; translated from the coding sequence ATGGACCAGGTTCATGTGACATTGCCGGATGGATCTCGCAGGGAGTTTCCCGTGGGGAGCACCCCGCTCGACGTGGCCCGCTCCATTGGCGAGAGGCTGGCCAGGGATACCGTTGCCGCCAAGGTCGACGGACGCCTGGTCGACGCCAACACCCCTCTCAACGTCGATTCGAAGCTCGAGCTTGTCACTCTTGGTACGCCGCTCGGCCTCGAGGTCTACCGGCATTCGGCCGCCCACTTGATGGCCCATGCGGTCAAGTCTCTCTACGGTGACCAGGTCCAGGTGACCATCGGTCCGGCCATCGAGACTGGTTTCTATTACGATTTCTTCAGCGAAAAGCACACCTTCACTCCCGAAGAGTTCGACAGCATCGAACAAAAAATGAGTGAGCTCGCCGAACAGGACCTGCCCATCGTCCGCGAGGAGATGAGCCGGGACAGCGCCATCCAGCTGTTCAGGGACATGGGTGAGGCTTTCAAGGTCCAGTTGATCGAGGACCTTCCCAACGAAACCGTCTCCCTCTATCGGCAGGGAGATTTTGTCGATCTCTGCCGCGGTCCGCATCTGCCCAGCACACGGCATCTCAAGGCCTTCAAGCTGATCAGCGTGGCCGGGGCCTACTGGCGGGGCGATGAGCGCAATGCCATGCTGCAGCGCATCTACGCCACCGCCTTTCCGGACAAAAAAGAGCTTCGGGCCTATCTGCTCAGGCTCGAAGAGGCCAAAAAGCGCGACCATCGCCGCCTCGGGCGCGAACTCGACCTGTTCTCGTTCAATGAGGAAGCCGGGCCGGGCCTGGTAATCTGGCATCCCAAAGGGGCTTTGCTGCGTACCCTGCTCGAGGATTTCGAGCGCCGCGAGCACCTCAAGCGCGGCTACGATATCGTCATGGGGCCGCAGATCCTGCGCACCGACCTCTGGAAGACTTCCGGGCATTACGAAAACTACCGGGAAAACATGTACTTCACCGAGGTCGAAGGACAGAGCTTCGGCATCAAGCCGATGAACTGCCTGGCCCATATGCTCATCTATAAGTCGCAGATGCGCTCCTATCGGGATCTTCCCCTGCGGTACTTCGAGTTGGGTACGGTGCATCGGCATGAAAAGTCCGGCGTGCTGCATGGCCTGCTGCGGGTGCGCGGCTTTACCCAGGATGATGCCCATATTCTCTGCATGCCCGAACAGCTCGACGCCGAGATCAAGGGAGTGCTGCGTTTTGTCCAGGACGTCATGGGGATCTTCGGCTTCGAATACGAAATGGAGATTTCCACCCGCCCGGAGAAGTCCATCGGCAGCGACGCCGACTGGGAGCGTGCCACCGGTGCCCTGATGAGCGCCCTGAACGACTCGGGGCTCCCCTATGAAATCAACGAGGGGGACGGCGCCTTTTACGGGCCGAAGATCGATATCAAGCTGAAGGACGCGCTTGACAGAAGGTGGCAATGTGCTACAATCCAGTGCGATTTTACCCTGCCCGAGCGTTTTGATCTCACCTACGTAGGGCGTGACGGGGAGCGGCACCGTCCGGTCATGGTGCATCGAGTGATCCTCGGGGCCATTGAGCGCTTTGTCGGGGTGCTGATCGAGCATTTCGCAGGCAACTTCCCGCTCTGGCTCTCGCCCGTGCAAGCCGTCGTGGTAAACGTGACGGACAATCAGGCCGAGTACGCAGAAAAGGTTTACAGCGCGCTGCGGGCCGAGGGTGTTCGTGTGCAGAAGGACCTCCGCAATGAGAAACTCGGATTCAAGATCCGCGAGGCTCAGGTGGAAAAGGTCCCGTATATGCTTGTTGTCGGGGACAAGGAAATGGCCGACGGGACGGTGGCCCCGCGCTTCCGCAACGGCAAGACCCTTGACCCAATGACGCCTGCCGAGTTCGTCCGCTTCGTTCAGGAAGAGTGCAGGCAATACCACTAG
- the pheT gene encoding phenylalanine--tRNA ligase subunit beta, translating to MIVTYNWLKEFVDFDLSPEELSHRLTMAGLEVDAMEKLGDGLDSVIVARLAAVDSHPDADRLTVCRVETGTDTVQVVCGAKNHRAGDLVAFAQVGSVLPGDFKIKKSKIRGQESMGMLCSEKELGLAEESEGIMILPPGLALGKPVMAALGLKDVRYEIGLTPNRPDCLSVVGVAREVAAMVGAPLGLPKFELVENGDDIRGQSSVTVDEPGLCPRYSARLIRGVKIGPSPEWMVRKLQTVGMRSINNVVDVTNFVLMELGHPLHAFDYNLLRGGRIVVRRAGEGEAFTTLDDKQHVLEAGDLTICDAEGPVALAGIMGGQNSEVQPDSVDILLEAAYFNPATIRRTSKRLGIHTESSHRFERGADVNMARVALDRAAALIAELAGGTIARGAIDVYPSVLAERRLTITARKASEVLGLKIDALDIKQMLRSIGLGCELAIDREDGALYVTVPSFRPDLEREIDLIEEVARLGGYDRIPVTMPVGRSLCHLLPEHQRQVKSARDHMVKVGFSEVINYSFIAPAALERIGLDGQDPRRQMVKILNPLTEEQSVMRTTLVPSVLETVAGNLAYRSLDLRLVEVRPVFCVDPQEELPREKARLVAAMCGRREPEGWAQNGQTVDFYDLKGVIESLLEQFRVGSLVFDSSRSEPFLHPGKSCTLRVGDKILGTLGEVHPRVLGNFEIESPVYLADLDLEMVFSLAQSHPGFSQISKFPDVYRDTALLVDESVSAADLFEKIQGVKSKHIENVVLFDVYRGKGIPEGKKSMAIRVRYRSLEKTFTDEEIQAAHGRIVATLCRELNAEIR from the coding sequence ATGATCGTTACCTATAACTGGCTCAAGGAATTTGTTGATTTCGATCTCAGCCCCGAGGAGCTTTCCCATCGGCTGACCATGGCTGGGCTCGAGGTCGACGCCATGGAAAAGCTCGGGGACGGGCTCGACAGCGTTATCGTTGCCAGGCTCGCCGCCGTCGACAGCCATCCCGATGCGGACCGGCTGACCGTCTGCCGCGTTGAGACCGGCACCGATACCGTGCAGGTGGTCTGTGGCGCAAAAAACCACAGGGCCGGGGATTTGGTGGCCTTCGCCCAGGTCGGTTCGGTTCTTCCCGGCGACTTTAAGATCAAGAAATCCAAGATTCGCGGCCAGGAGTCCATGGGTATGCTCTGCTCCGAAAAGGAGTTGGGTCTCGCCGAGGAATCGGAAGGAATCATGATCCTGCCGCCGGGCCTTGCCCTCGGTAAGCCGGTGATGGCCGCGCTCGGCCTGAAGGACGTGCGCTACGAAATCGGCCTGACTCCCAATCGCCCGGATTGCCTGAGCGTGGTGGGCGTTGCCCGGGAGGTGGCGGCCATGGTCGGCGCCCCCCTTGGCCTGCCCAAATTCGAGCTGGTGGAGAACGGCGACGACATCCGCGGGCAGAGCTCCGTGACGGTGGACGAACCCGGTCTCTGTCCGCGTTATTCCGCCCGGTTGATCCGGGGAGTCAAGATCGGACCCTCGCCGGAATGGATGGTTCGCAAACTGCAGACCGTGGGGATGCGTTCCATCAACAACGTGGTGGATGTGACCAATTTCGTGCTCATGGAGTTGGGCCATCCGCTGCATGCCTTCGATTACAACCTGCTGCGCGGAGGACGGATAGTCGTTCGTCGGGCCGGGGAGGGGGAGGCATTCACTACCCTGGACGACAAGCAGCACGTGCTGGAAGCGGGTGACCTGACCATCTGCGACGCCGAGGGCCCGGTCGCCCTGGCCGGGATCATGGGGGGGCAGAATTCCGAAGTTCAGCCCGACTCGGTCGATATCCTGCTCGAAGCCGCCTATTTCAATCCTGCGACCATCCGGAGAACCAGCAAAAGACTGGGGATCCATACCGAATCTTCTCACCGCTTCGAGCGCGGGGCCGACGTCAACATGGCCCGGGTTGCGCTGGACCGCGCCGCGGCGTTGATCGCCGAGCTGGCCGGGGGGACCATTGCCCGGGGGGCCATCGACGTCTATCCCAGCGTGTTGGCGGAGCGCCGCTTGACCATCACCGCCAGAAAGGCCAGTGAGGTGCTCGGCCTTAAGATCGACGCCCTGGACATCAAGCAGATGCTGCGCTCTATCGGGTTGGGCTGCGAACTGGCCATCGACCGCGAGGATGGTGCCCTGTACGTGACCGTCCCCTCCTTTCGCCCGGACCTGGAGCGGGAGATCGACCTGATCGAGGAAGTGGCGCGGCTCGGCGGCTACGACCGGATTCCGGTAACCATGCCCGTCGGACGCAGCCTCTGCCACCTGCTGCCTGAGCACCAGCGGCAGGTGAAATCCGCCCGTGACCACATGGTCAAAGTGGGTTTTTCCGAGGTCATCAATTATTCGTTCATCGCTCCCGCGGCGCTGGAACGGATCGGTCTCGACGGCCAGGACCCGCGACGGCAGATGGTTAAAATCCTCAACCCCTTGACCGAGGAACAGTCGGTCATGCGCACCACGCTGGTGCCGAGCGTTCTGGAAACCGTGGCCGGCAATCTCGCCTACCGCTCGCTCGATTTGCGCCTGGTCGAGGTGCGCCCGGTTTTCTGTGTCGATCCCCAGGAGGAACTTCCCCGGGAAAAGGCCCGCCTGGTAGCGGCCATGTGCGGCCGGCGCGAACCCGAGGGGTGGGCCCAAAACGGCCAGACGGTAGATTTCTACGATTTGAAAGGGGTCATCGAATCGCTGCTCGAACAATTCCGCGTCGGCAGCCTGGTCTTCGACAGCAGCCGCAGCGAACCCTTTTTGCACCCGGGCAAGTCCTGCACCCTGCGCGTTGGGGATAAAATCCTCGGCACCCTGGGGGAGGTGCATCCGCGGGTGCTGGGGAATTTTGAAATCGAATCCCCGGTCTACCTGGCCGACCTCGACCTGGAAATGGTATTTTCGCTGGCCCAGTCTCACCCCGGGTTCAGCCAGATTTCAAAATTTCCGGATGTTTATCGAGACACCGCGCTGCTCGTCGATGAAAGCGTAAGTGCCGCGGATCTGTTCGAGAAGATTCAGGGTGTCAAGAGCAAACATATTGAAAATGTTGTGCTTTTTGATGTCTACCGGGGCAAGGGGATCCCGGAGGGGAAAAAGAGCATGGCCATCCGGGTGCGCTATCGGTCCCTGGAGAAGACCTTTACCGACGAGGAAATTCAGGCCGCTCACGGCAGGATCGTGGCAACCCTCTGTCGCGAACTGAATGCGGAAATACGTTGA